The following nucleotide sequence is from Halobacillus mangrovi.
AGTCATTGATCGCCATGTTCGTGACATTAATATCAATATTTGCTTTTTTGAATTTATTTTTTAGTAAGGATGCGCCCATTGCGCTTGAACCCATCCCTGCATCGCAAGCAAAAATGATTTTATCAACATTGGAACGGTTAATGGTTGGAATCTCTTCTGTATTTACATTTTTCTCATTTGCACTTGAGTCATTCGTTAATTCTGTAACTAACTCATCATACTTAGGGCTATTCAGGAAATTCTCTACAGAAATGTGTTTAGCATTAGGCACTTTTTGCATAGCGCGCTCTGTCAAGTCTTTGTGCGTAATAACTACATCCACATCCTGAGGTAAGTCATTGATTGCCATATTGGTGACCTCAATAGTAAGATCCGCTTTTTTGAATTTATTTTTCAGCAATGAGGCGCCCATGGCACTTGATCCCATTCCGGCATCACAAGCGAAGATGATTTTATCAACTTTGGAATAATCGAGTTCAGGTACTTCCTCTGTATTTCTAGCTTCATTCGCAGCTTTAGTTTCTTGTTTCCCTGATAGTTGGTCAGATACGCTACTTTTCTTCCCTTTCATACCTTCCATCTTAGCTGTCGCTTCTTCCATATCTCCATCGCCTTCGTCTTTGCTCGCTTTCAAAATAATGGATGAAACGATGAAGGATACAGTTGCAGCTACGACGACACCTGCTATTACTCCAACATAGCTGCCTCTTGGTGTCATACCTAAAACGGCAATAATACTACCCGGTGAAGCGGCAGCGGTCAGCCCTGCATTAAAGAAAGCAAAGGTTGCTGTACCTGAAACACCACCAGCAATGGCACCAAGAATAACTAAAGGCTTAGATAAGATATACGGGAAGTAAATTTCATGAATACCACCCAGGAACTGAATAACCGCTGCACCCGGAGCCGTTTGTTTAGACGTTCCTTTTCCAAAGAACATAAAGGCAAGTAAAACACCGAATCCAGGACCAGGGTTTGCTTCAAGTAAGAATAAAATTGACTTTCCTGTTTCTACAGATTGCTCTGTTCCAAGCGGTGTTAAGATGCCATGGTTGATGGCATTGTTCAGAAACACCACTTTGGCAGGTTCAATGAATAAGTTTGCTAAAGGCAATAAGCCAGCAGAGATTAAGACATCTACCCCAACACCGAGAAGATCGGTAATACTTGAAAACAGCGGACTTAACGTGTAGAAAGCTAGTATAGCTAATACTGCTCCTAAAATTCCT
It contains:
- a CDS encoding PTS mannitol-specific transporter subunit IIBC, with product MANEKSGVRARVQKFGSFLSSMIMPNIAAFIAWGIITALFIPDGWLPNEALAGMVGPMISYLLPLLIAFTGGRLIHGLRGGVVAATATMGVIVGSPDTPMFLGAMVAGPIAGYLMKKVDEALEGNVRQGFEMLVNNFSAGILGAVLAILAFYTLSPLFSSITDLLGVGVDVLISAGLLPLANLFIEPAKVVFLNNAINHGILTPLGTEQSVETGKSILFLLEANPGPGFGVLLAFMFFGKGTSKQTAPGAAVIQFLGGIHEIYFPYILSKPLVILGAIAGGVSGTATFAFFNAGLTAAASPGSIIAVLGMTPRGSYVGVIAGVVVAATVSFIVSSIILKASKDEGDGDMEEATAKMEGMKGKKSSVSDQLSGKQETKAANEARNTEEVPELDYSKVDKIIFACDAGMGSSAMGASLLKNKFKKADLTIEVTNMAINDLPQDVDVVITHKDLTERAMQKVPNAKHISVENFLNSPKYDELVTELTNDSSANEKNVNTEEIPTINRSNVDKIIFACDAGMGSSAMGASLLKNKFKKANIDINVTNMAINDLPQDVDVVITHKDLTERAMQKVPHAHHISVENFLNSPKYDELVEELKND